One Gossypium arboreum isolate Shixiya-1 chromosome 13, ASM2569848v2, whole genome shotgun sequence genomic window, ATTGTTAATGCTGAAAAACCTGAACAGGTGGTCGTTAAACCGGTGAAACCTTTGGCTCCAGTTGGACTGATTAGTTtgatacatatatacatgactaAGGGTATAGGATATGATCTTCCAAATATATGAAAAACTTAGCtcactttgtgtctgggttaacCAAAGCCAATTTTgggttcatttttttattttccctGTAGGACTGAACAGTATCATTCTTCTTTGCTATTTCTGAAAGCAGGGATTGCAGGACAAGATAAAACTAGTTCCAATCGATCTAAAGAACAGGCCTACTTGGTACAAGGAGAACGTCTACCCACCTAACAAGGTCAGACCACATGTCTTATGATACAGCCTGGACACTATATACAATAACATAAGATGGTTGCATATTTGTTCCTAGACCACTTGCCAATTAACTCTGTCCTAAATATTATGGAAATGAAACTGCCAATTACTAATTTAAGTTTCTCTAGTGATGGTAATGGCTACCAAGAGCACCTACCAGACAAGGATGATGGTATAAAGAAAGTCAAACATTAGATTCTAAACAATGTTTCTCGGACTTGGGTGTGACGTGTGAGTGTTGGATACAAGTATGCGTCAGATATGGACATGTTTCAATTTTTTTCCAAGTCTTTTCTTGTATTTGGAAAGTCCTTGAAGGGTTATATTCTCGTACCCAATTACTTTGAAGAGTTAGAGCAACATATATGCTAAAGGTCTGGAAAATGTAAAATAACAGAGTATTGTAGTCCTCTTTTCTGCACTAATGTGAAATCAATGCAGGTGCCAGCATTGGAACACAATAATGAAGTGAAAGGAGAGAGTCTAGACTTGATCAAGTATATAGACAGCCACTTCGAAGGGCCTTCACTTTTCCCCGATGTACAATCTCAAAAGCTCTTGATTAGTTTGTTTTTCAGCTCCATGGTTCTTATTTCATGCTCATACACTAAAAAACAGGACCCTGCAAAGAAACAGTTTGCAGATGAGTTATTATCCTACATTGACTCATTCTATAAAACAGTGACTTCTTCATTCAAAGGAGAGGGCACTGAAGCAGGTGAGTTTGAGCACTTAATTTCACTTGATTTTGGATTCTGTAAATGAACTTGTGTCACCGTAATCTTAGTCTGTAAACTACACCAGGCATTGCATTTGACAACATCGAAACAGCTCTTACCAAGTTTGAGGATGGACCTTTCTTCCTTGGGCAGTTTAGTCTGGTATGTGACTAAAACTGTATCATTGCTCTTCAGTTATTGATATGCTCCTAGTTTTCATCAAGTTTCAGAAAGTAGATTGTTAAACATTGACTTCCTTTCCAATGTAATATGTATGCATATATGTATgtgtacatatataaatatatctgTGTCATCTTCAGGTGGATATAGCTTATGCACCGTTCATTGAAAGATTTCATCCTTTTTTGTTGGATGTGAAGAAGTATGATATTACTCTTGGCAGACCTAAATTGGCAACTTGGATTGAGGTACCGCTAGACATTGCTTTATTCTTGTTGTGGCATTGCAGTTTATATATACCTGAAACTTTTTTTTCGGCATTCCAGTTAAGGGTGGGAAACATGATATTTTGAACTTTGATATCATGGCCTAACCATGGTTCAAAAGTTCTATTTTTTTTAAGTCGATTCTCTATCAAAGGGTAATTGATTATCTAGAAAACATGTTCAATGTCAAAATGGCTTCATGATTCTGTACAAATTGTAGCAGTTTGGGCTTTTTGGCCTTTAGTACATCAATGGGAAATCTATCCTTGACAGGAGATGAACAAAAACGAGGGTTACACACAAACCAGGTATGATCCAAAGGAATTAGTTGAGAGCTACAAGAAACGCTTCATGGTAATCAAAATTTAAGGCTTAAGCAGTATTAAAAGTTGTATGGGATATTACCCTCTATCCTCCCCAACCCACTTTTTTACCTGACTTGTTTCTTTTGCAGGCTCATCTTTGAACAAATGATTTCCTAGTACAAAATCGAGGAACCTAGTCTGTTATTTCCAATGGCAAGCACTAGTATTGTCTGGTTCATGCTTTTATCATTGTTGAGAAAAATAGCTCCCTCTTTCCGCCGATCAGAAAATGGAAAAATAAGCATATTACTTCAGTTATGCAAAATTGATGTACTCTTACGCAAATGAGCACTCAACTTGGATTGAAAAAGTTGCTTTATTTCTAAAGCTTTTGCCTGAGATTGGGTAATCAATGGAGAAGTATCCATTGTTGCTTTGTTCAACAGAATAGAGGACCTGTTGTTATTAAAACAATGAAACAAGTATTAACCAGAAAAAATACGCTTGTCTATCTGTTATGTATGGCAGAACTTTTAGAATCTAGTTATGTCACCAATCATAGTTTTCTGTTCTCTTCATTTTTTCTATAACACCCGAACACTCATATAGTTGTTTGACACATTCAAATATGAGTACCAGGATATTATATTTGTGTTAGATATATACTGGAATCAATTACATCAAATCCTGAAAACATAAAGAGGTCAATGCCTAAAGAAACATTACTCATGGGGAGGTCGACAGCAACTTACTATTGAGAGAGAGACCTACATCCAAATGTTTCAGAAAAAGAAGCTTTCTTATCAGGAAACTCCATGAGGAACTAAATCTAGAATTTGCTGAATACCCTGTGAAAGCATAAGCCTGCCTTTATGCTGATTGAAGAATATTCAAGGAATGTGCGCTGATTCTTTAACATCAATTTCATAATCTATTCAACATAAAACTTGGTTCATAAAATGACAAACGTATAACAGGGAAAGCAATTACATTATACATAATATAATCTGCTTCAAATATTATCCATCACTTGTGTATAAGCTGTGTCCAGCTACTTGACTAGTAATTGGCATTTACAGTAGAATAACTCAGTAAGAATTTATCAGTCTCAAGTTGCAGTTGCAAATTATGGTGTAAAATGTGTTTCTATTGGGACTCAATTTAGGTACTCAGCATCCTCCACAAAAATAAAAGATGGCTCGTCCCAACATCTAAAACCTCATATCATTTAAAATGACCCTAAAacaattatgaattttaaaacaTAAGAACAGCCCATGAATATATGAATGCTGTCATCACCAAAATAGCTTAATCAAAAAGGACATTCCAACACGTGAACTTCAAGAAGCAAGGGCTTTCTAGTTAATCCAGTGAATAATGGCGGCAGCTTCAATGTGTGAAAATATTCATCATAAAGGGCATGAAGTAGCATGAGAAATTGCCACAAACAGTCCACGACAAAAGAACGCAGCCATTGCAATCCAGCAGGTGAAGTTCACGACTCCTATAATACTTTCCGTATCTTCTCCATATACACGACCAATGACATTACTGAGAGACCAGCTGAAAGATAAAGAAAAATAACACCCAAAGCAACTAAGATCCCAGTTTCTCCGAGACTGCATAAAGAGGGAGGAAGAAAAAACATGACAGTCAGATACTGCAACCAAGCTTGTTTGGCATTTATCATTTCATATTGGTCAAGGAAGAAATTTAATAAACCTGCTATCTCGTGTAGCCAGAAGGATGGTTAGTGCAGCCATTTGCGTGGCAGTTTTCCACTTCCCCAGCTTATTTACGGCAACAGCCTGATTTATGtatcaaacttaaaaaataaGCTAGAAGCAAAACTCAAGCATTTCCTactttaatatagtaaaataggTAGTTTTTTGACATCCAAGGGAGAGAAACATACCGCTAAAAGCTTACCATTTTGAGAAGCAGCCCATTCCCTAACAGCGGACATAGTTATCTACAAACAAAATGTCAACTATTTGTAagatatttataaataattcatACAAAGTATAGAACAAGACCAGCTATGGAATATATTACCTCCCTTCCAATGATGGCAATTGATGGTACATTCAGTAGCCATGGCACTTGCCCAAACACAGCAATGTTCAAAGGTCTAGAACATAATAAGACCAATGTAGCAGCAACCATAAGCTACATTCAACAGGCAGTGATTTCAGCAATTAAACTCAATCCAATGAATAACTTAAACGTttggaaaataaaaaggaaaaagagaaaacACCTTGTCTGCAACTGGATCCAAAAGAGCACCAAAGGCAGAACATAACCTCATCTGAAAGACAGAAAAACGATTTTACTATGATGAATTATATAGAATAACTAGCCTCTTATAAAacaagaggaaaaagaaaggcttCCATAGTATTACAACAAGAGGGTGTGGTAGAAAGCATACTCTTCGAGCAATGTACCCATCAAGCCAATCGGTTATAGCAGCCGCCATAAATATGCTAGTAGTAGCAGTCCTTCCCCACCAACTATCAACAGAAAAGgctaaaaagaagaagaaaatcatTTCATTACTCCCGCAACATTGGCAATACAATTAACAATTGCCACTAAGAATCCAAAAGTACACCATCCATACAGCTAACAATAATCCATAGATTTCTTTACACCATCTAAACCATATCACATTGCAACCTATCATCATTGGTTGTCATAATTCACAAATTTATTCCAAATGCAACTAAAAGCTACAATTGCCAAAAATCATCAGAGTTTATCCTAATTCATGGCCCAAAACATGAAAATAGCAAACAAACCAAGCTGACATAAACAGTCGCATGATCGTTAAGCATGTCATCACTTAAAACGTATAAAAAACCCAAACGAAAGCAAACCAAAAACCTCGTTAATGGAcacttgattttttttatttatccaAACATTAAACAGATCAAAATTAAAGATCCAAACCATGGAGTAAACAACAAATCCAGATTGCACTGCCTCGAAATCGAAACGCCATTGTCAAAACATAGTCATCATAATTAGAAAATCCGAATAAATATTCAACAGGTAAACCAAAATCTAAAATCGCAGTTGACAAGAATTCAACTAAAATATTGCAATATACGAAAGTAAGGAAAAAAGAAGAAACTGAACTGAAAATCAGCAACGGCACGGCGGCGACGCGGCCGAGAGTTAAAACAGTGGGCAAAGTTAAAATTTTGGAAGAAGAATGATTAGAATAAGCTAAACTTTGGTGGTGGTCCAGTTGCTGTTGCAGCAAAGGCTCCGAATCCATATCCGCGAGAATGCCGGAAGACCCGGATCCCGACCCGTTAAAGAATCCTTTATTGATCGCTTTTGAAGAGGAAGAGAAACAACGCAAAGCAGATCTAATAAAAGGTAAAGATATTTTTGTGTTGTTACTGGGATACAAAATTGGAGATAGGGTTAAAAGGGGAGATAAAATGCGCCGGGTTAGGATGGTGGCTGTGGCGGTCACGGTTACGGTTCGCACTTTAATTTCACCAACTTTCAGGTTGTCAGCAGTAAATCTgtctttttttttgtttaggCTTGGttaaaaaatatcatttttgtcaaattatgttttaaaaatatttagtatatgacacattaataaataattattttaaattttttataattttattttttaaataattttaataatacttaatttttaaaatatttttaaatttttaaatttaaaaataattaattgttgacGTACATACTACataaataaaatgatataaacaaataatataaattttagagttaaaattgtgaaaattaaatagagcacaaaaataaattttttataaaattagaggtcaaataaattattataccttcttcttatttaattttaatttttatttaaatactaAATGCTTTTATTTAAAtactaattttattaatatatgatATTTTAATTATCCCATCGTTAAATCATTAATAAATTGTTTTCATGGTTTCTTTATTTTCATAGTAataaatttatttctttatttataaaaatttatcaatttaatcttaattttaaaattaataatttatagcTTGATTGATTTACTAAGGCTGTAGCACCTATGAATGTTCCACGAGAACCGAATGGACGCATTGAAGCTTGGAGGTATAAATTTCACAGCATTCACAATTTTTACCAGGGATAGCAATAAGGCGAGGTGGAGTGGATTTTATCCCCTTACCTCGACTCTAAAGAAAAAATTCACCTTAAACTTAAATTCGAAATTTAGTAAAAGGTTCGATTTTGTTTTGTCTCATatcgaattttattttattattttatttttattttgaagttatatatttatttattgaaagtaaaattttagtaCATATatattaagggtatttttgtgAATATCTCAAGATAGGGCGGGGCAAATTTACCTTAAATCCGACCTTGGCCCATCTTGAACctgatttttcaaaaaaaaagaaatctaACTTTAATAGATCGGATTGAATTGAAACTATCGGAGTCGAGGTTTTTGCCATCCTTAATTTCAACCTTAAAGATCACATGGGGATATGATGATGACTATTAATTGTAGCTTGAAAACTACTTGTTGGTTAGGGATCACCATAAAATTCTCAGCAATGATGAAATCATATACCATGGTTAGGACGGATAAGAGAATATTCACGTTCAGTGATTTTAaaggaaaaatttaaaagttatatatatttttatcaaaaaatttaaacaattttatattttttgaaagtattttaaattttcatctattttaatattttttatagaaCTTAAATTGAATGAATGTATAAAATTAGGGCTAAATGTGCTATTCTTTTAGAATTAAAATCAATGTGATAGAATCAGTAAACATTcgagagttaaatttgttattatgtcAAAAAGGCTACATTTATGTTCTCTTAATGATTTAACAATGTATGACCAAATTATTAAATGTCGATAACATTATtatctaaataaaaaattttggagTTAGATGACTAAAATAGAAGTATTTTAATAGTTGTGCAACTATTGTTATAACTTACGtaaattatttaagaaaatatttttaaatttgttagTTTTTAATATTACATGTTTTacatgtaattttatattttacaatttattgaATAATGTATCTATTACCATATTTAAGTGTTTTCTTGGTTGATATCAACCTCACTCTGGTCACTCGTTGAATTTATCAAAAATCCCTCACTcttaataagaaatatatatTATTCTAAGAGTAATTTTGTCTTTTTCatataaaatctagaaaaataCTTGTATGTAATAGTATTTGAACCCAAATTATTGTGATATTTGGCCTGTTAACTTTACCATTTCAGTCAAAGACATTTTATTGTTAggaataaatatcaaaattatatatgaattttgatacaatttaaacttgaAAATATGTTTATCATTTACCAAGACATAATAAATGTCTTATGAAATTGATTATCCTTTTTTCTCTTCGTCATCCTTATAAAGAAATCACAATAACGTGGATAAAAGTATCATGTAAATTCTTGTATTTGAAATTAAATTGCATTTGTCTTTACctaaaaaaatgaacaaattactCATTGTACATTAGATCAACGAGCAAATTGATTTTTAACAAATTActctatttttactgttaaaagtTGATCCATGTACACCAACATGTGGTACATGTGACACGTCACGTGTAATCATCTAATTATTTAGTCAGTCATgtcaatttttaacagtaaatatgaataaaatatttaacaaaaaatactaatttactctttaatataacatataaaaaatatttacctatttttaaataaaaaattaaaatataatctaacttATATTTTTATCGTAGTTTTACCCAAAAAGGTGGCGCTAATCTCGCCTTTCTTTTGCATGGGCCTGCCCGCCCTTCCATCCATTTTCCCTCCCTTTTCCATCCTAACAACCAAAACCGAAACTCCCTCTCCACCCTTTCTCTCCCTTCATTTTCTCTTcgcttctttcctttcttttccgtTACCACCAAATTCTCCGAACGATCCTCTCCATCCGTAACCGTCACCCTCCAAAATCTCAGTCACAGACCAATCAAATCCATCCACCTCATCAAATACTGTAACCAAAATGACATCCTCCACCACCACTACCACCGCAACCACCACCACCAAAACCGTGAACCCCCATTTAACCTTCGAACACAAGAGGTACGCTTTGCTCGCCACGTGTCCCTTGTATTCCTCTCTCTCTGATCCATGACAGTTATGATCAGATCCTTTTCCCCTTTTTTTAGTGAAAAATATTTAGACTGTTCTTTTTTTTCTACTCCGAATTTTTATCCGCGTTTATTGATTTGGATTTTGATAATGTGAGATGTGATTTAATTCTTTTGAAAACTAATTTGAGTGGAAAATATGAGCATATGTTGTTTTCTACCGTAACTCGGCAATCTTCGGATGCCGATTTCAGGTATATTCAAGCTCCATTTTCattgaaattttcatttttattttgatcatttttttgTGATCAAGATCTTAACGAATTTCATCACGGTTTGTTTTAGTAACCGAGGATTGTGCTATCTGGTTGCTAGCGATTTAATtttgtttgtttctttatttttatgaGAACTTTGTTTGAAGTTTGTGATCTTTcattgagaaaaaaaaagtttcaTGGAACCTGGTGTGGTGTTTGTCCAAATTGAGTGGAAAATATGAGCATATGTTGTTTTCTACCGTAACTCGGCAATCTTTGGATGCCGATTTCAGGTATATTCAAGCTCCATTTTCattgaaattttcatttttttgtgATCAAGACCTTAATGAATTTCATCACGGTTTGGTTTAGTAATCGAGGACTATCTGGTTGCTAGCGATTTAATTTTGtatgtttctttatttttatgaGAACGTTGTTTGAAGTTTGTGATCTTTCATTGAGAAAAAAAAGTTTCATGGAACCGGGTGTGATATTTGTCCAAATTGAGCGGAAAATGGTGATAATAAGAAGTAGACTATTTTAAGGTTTGACTAGGATACGTTTTGTACTGTAACTAGGCAATGTGTGGAAGTTGATTACAGGTAACTTGGAGCTGTGCTTTTGATTATTTTACATTCTATTTTGCTTTTTAGTTTGATGCTTTAGCTTATTTCTTGCTCTAGATTTTATTTTGCTGTAAGTTTAGGTTAGAAAGTTGTGGAAATTTGCAATCTTTCTTTGAGCTTCTTTTCTTGGAATAATCTGCAGTTAACTTGAagatttgttgaattttggggttattaaatctatctttttattttttttcattttataggGATGCGTATGGATTTGCTGTGAGGCCTCAGCATGTACAAAGATACCGAGAATATGCTAATATCTACAGGGTATTTTTCATGACTCTGTTACTCCTTTCTGTTTTAAGCTCATCGCCTTCTTTTGGCTTCTGAGGAAAGGACAGGAAAATTAAATGCCAACTCTTATATCTTGGTGAACATTGAATTTTCAAACCTCTCTCTCTTCCTCATTGTTTGGATACTAAATGATTACAAACTCTATAGTCAAAAGTCAGAACTTTGATTTAATCTCGTATATTCTCATGACTTTAGGAAGAAGAGGAGGAAAGATCAGGTAGGTGGAATGATTTCTTGGAACGCCATGCAGATTATGCTCAATTGCTTACCAATGAGATGCCCTCGGAGGGAAGAAAGGAGGTCTCGCACATTGAAGTTACAGAGGATGGGAATAATGAAGCACGAAAGGGAGTTGAAGGAGATGATTTATGCAAAAAGAAGTTGGGTTCTGATAGTCTGTCTGCTAAGGATGATGCAGAAAAAGAGAAGGTGCTGCCTGCTCCAGAGAAAAGAGGTCGTCAAACTGCAATATGGACTGAAATTAGACCATCCCTTCTGGCCATTGAAGATATGATGAGTACTCGCGTAAAGAAAGGCCGTTTATCTGAAGAAGAGCAAGAAATCAGTCGAGTAAAGCCACTATCTCTTGCAGAAGATGCTAGATTCAGTAAGGGATCATCAGAAGATGATTTTGAGGATGAATTTTTTTATGCTGAGAGATCTGACCCAGTTCAGGATGCCCCTACACTTGACAGAACCAGAAGTATAAGAGGTGCTGCTGCAAATGCAGTTTCTACAGAATCTTCATTTCCCTGGAAAGAAGAGTTGAAAGTTCTTGTCCGTGGTGGAGTACCAATGGCTCTTAGGGGAGAGGTATGTATTTGATAAGTCTCTCTCTGTTTGCCACACTCTTTCTTTGTCTCTCTTGTGAATTTGGTCATTACAGATTTGGCAAGCCTTTGTTGGTGTAAGGAGACGCCGAGTAGAAAATTATTACCAGAATCTGCTTGCCAATGAAACTAACTCTGGCAATAACACCAACCAAAAGAGCTACCAGTCAGATGGTAAGGGTTCAGCCACCAAGTCTGCATGTGGGCCTGAGAAATGGAAGGGGCAGATTGAGAAGGTTGTTCCATTTGCAGTTTGAAATATGTAGTAGTTTTATACCCCTGCAATGGGTGCTGCCTTTTTTACTGGTGTTATTAGTTTGAGATCCCTAACTACTGGTTCTGGAAACAGGATTTGCCACGAACGTTCCCTGGTCACCCTGCTCTGGATGATGATGGTAGAAATGCTTTGCGACGTTTACTTACAGCCTATGCTCGACATAACCCCTCTGTTGGATACTGTCAGGTATTAGGTTCAGAAATATATTAGCTATGGTCATGGTTGCAGTGTTATGGCTTTCTGGGTTAAGTGTTTTCTTATGCAGGCCATGAATTTCTTTGCTGCCTTTTTACTCCTCTTGATGCCTGAAGAAAATGCGTTCTGGTATGTTGAGAGACTTAGTTGAAAAATTCCTTGCAAATCCAAGTATCCATTGTTCTGTGAAATTTTTTAAGGTTACGGAGCAGAGCATATTTTGTTGCTTGAACATGATAATTTTTGTAATCCCATGATTTGCATGTTCTATTGTCTTGTTTATTTGGTGGGGGTTCTCTATTTTTAATTGCAAGCATAGCTTTCCAATTTTAAAATTAAGCACATGATTGGTTTTATATTCTTCTAAAATATCGTATTTGCTTCAGGACTTTGAAGGGTATTATCGATGAGTATTTTGATGGCTATTTCTCGGAGGAAATGATTGAGTCTCAGGTAATAACCTGCATTACTCCTTTTATTCTTTGTTGATTGATTTCTACTATCTGTTTCTCCTAAATGAGATTGTTAAAGTGGCTGATGGAATGATTATTCTTTCTATCTCTCTTGGTAACATTGTGGCCTTTTGTTAGGTTGACCAACTTGTTTTTGAAGAGTTGGTGCGTGAGAGATTTCCAAAACTTGGTTTGTTTTTTCAATATTCGTCCTTTCTTGTGTTTGAAATTTCTCAGATGTTATCTTCCCATCATGTTTTTTTGGGCAGGCAGATTATGATTGACAATTTCATGTTTATTGCAGTCAGTCATCTAGATCACCTGGGAGTACAAGTGGCGTGGGTTACTGGACCATGGTTCCTTTCCATTTTTATGAACATGCTTCCATGGGAAAGTGGTCAGGTTTCATACCATGTCTTTTAGCAATATTTAACGAGTGCCTTTGTTTCTATTTTACTGGTGTTTGTACTCATTTTATAATCGGAATAACCCGTGCTTAGTTACAAGATTCCTGATGGATTTGTCCTCACTACAGTGCTTCGAGTCTGGGATGTGTTCCTATTTGAAGGAAATCGTGTTATGCTGTTTAGGACAGCACTTGCTCTTATAGAGTTTTATGGTATGGAGTAAAAGACGCAAGAATTTTGAACTTCTATGATATCTTTACGGTAATTGAAGCCTGGAAATTATGACTAAATGAACTGCtttattaaaatgttaattttctTACAGGCCCTGAATTACTTACAACTAAGGATGCGGGAGATGCAGTTACTTTGCTACAATCATTAGCTAGCTCAACATTTGACAGCAGTCAACTCGTATTGTCAGCTTGTATGGGTTACGAAAATGTAAATGAACAAGTATTACTTGAGTTAAGGGAGAAGCACCGGTCAGTTGTAAAAGCTGCAGTTGATGAAAGATTAAGGGGGCTTCAAATTTGGAGGGAATCACAGGGCCGGGCATCTAAGCTATATGCTTTTAAGCATGATTCTATGTCAGCGCTTAGGAAAACAAGTAAGACAGGAGAATTGGTTGATTCAAAAACTAATGGAGATCTTTCACGTTCCAAGTCCGAATCAATGAATGAGGATGAAAATCTTCTTTGTCTGACAGGAGATGCTAAGTCGGATTCTGTTCCAGATCTTCAACAGCAGGTAGTATATAAGTTTTCCTTTTGATGAATACAATATTTTATTACAGACCAAACTAATGTTTGGCAAGTTGAATAGATAATAGGCTACGTCTTACTCAAAATGTATATTTGCTTGCCTTAAGTTCATGCATGAGAATTTTGTTGGCCTCTTTTGTGATGTTTCACTCTTTAATTTATTATAAACATTCACATCAGGTTGTAGGGTTAAAGGTCGAGTTGTGCAGGTTGCTGGAAGAGAAAAGATCAGCTGTTCTCaggttaataatttatattatgtcTATTACTTTTGGTTCTTCGATTGTCAGTTCTCTATTACCTCTGTTATGTCATAATGTTTTATAAATTGGATATAAGTGACTATTTAATCTTTGCATTTTAAGGAGGAACTTATCTGTTATTTACTTTAGAATTGTCTTTCTTCAGCTGAAATAACCCTTGACAAATGTGACATTGAATTCCTCACTTGTATCAGATCTGATGAACTGGAGACAGCATTGATGGAGATGGTTAAGCAGGACAATCGACGCCAATTATGTGCTAGGGTAAACTGGAATAACATATTCAATTTGCCAAAATTTACAGTCAATTGCTGACTTGTTTTTAAAGATAATTATAAAACTATGTCATTCCTATCATGCAACTCATTTTGCTTGCTTTTACCTGGCACCTTAGGCTGCTTCATGAAATTTAATGTCAATAGCATTACCAGAACTTGCTAAAAAACCCTTGTTTCTGGTTTTCATGATTCATGAATTGAAAGTTGCTAGTTTTCTTAGCAGGAATATATTGCATACTGAGCATCTGTTTCTCTTCTTTAGGTAGAGCAATTAGAGCAAGAAGTTGGTGAGCTTCGTAAGGCACTGTTTGAGAAGACTGAACAAGAAACTGCAATGCTTCAGGTTTGATTTGTTCTCCTCATCTTCAATCAGTTTGAAGATTATTTTCCTCTATCGATATGTATGTCTTTATGATAATGATGTTTGTTAAATATTTCATAGATCCTAATGCGAGTTGAGCAAGATCAAAAGGAAACAGAAGATGCTCGTAGATTTGCCGAACAAAATGCAGCTGCACAGAGATATTCTGTTGAAGTGCTTCGGGTACTCATCGTGTTTAAATCTCTTGTTTTTTTGTTTATAAATTTTcccctcaaacataccttactgaGGCACTTaaactccttttttttttcttgtgaaAAGTAAGCAGATATTGTATGTAATTTTCCCGGTCCCCTCACTGCTCTTAGCTTCAACATTTATGTTAATGCAGGAAAAGTATGAAAAGGCCATTGCTGCGCTTGCTGAAATGGAGAAAAGAGCGGTAATGGCAGAATCAATGGTGGAGGCTACCTTACATTACCATTC contains:
- the LOC108463010 gene encoding uncharacterized protein LOC108463010 isoform X4 — protein: MLFSTVTRQSSDADFRDAYGFAVRPQHVQRYREYANIYREEEEERSGRWNDFLERHADYAQLLTNEMPSEGRKEVSHIEVTEDGNNEARKGVEGDDLCKKKLGSDSLSAKDDAEKEKVLPAPEKRGRQTAIWTEIRPSLLAIEDMMSTRVKKGRLSEEEQEISRVKPLSLAEDARFSKGSSEDDFEDEFFYAERSDPVQDAPTLDRTRSIRGAAANAVSTESSFPWKEELKVLVRGGVPMALRGEIWQAFVGVRRRRVENYYQNLLANETNSGNNTNQKSYQSDGKGSATKSACGPEKWKGQIEKDLPRTFPGHPALDDDGRNALRRLLTAYARHNPSVGYCQAMNFFAAFLLLLMPEENAFWTLKGIIDEYFDGYFSEEMIESQVDQLVFEELVRERFPKLGLFFQYSSFLVFEISQMLSSHHVFLGRQIMIDNFMFIAVSHLDHLGVQVAWVTGPWFLSIFMNMLPWESVLRVWDVFLFEGNRVMLFRTALALIEFYGPELLTTKDAGDAVTLLQSLASSTFDSSQLVLSACMGYENVNEQVLLELREKHRSVVKAAVDERLRGLQIWRESQGRASKLYAFKHDSMSALRKTSKTGELVDSKTNGDLSRSKSESMNEDENLLCLTGDAKSDSVPDLQQQVVGLKVELCRLLEEKRSAVLRSDELETALMEMVKQDNRRQLCARVEQLEQEVGELRKALFEKTEQETAMLQILMRVEQDQKETEDARRFAEQNAAAQRYSVEVLREKYEKAIAALAEMEKRAVMAESMVEATLHYHSGQTKAQPSLSPRSPQPNSPPRNNQELQQENPASKLNLLARPFVLGWRDRIKGKISNADRPNDGKSSSEDQNTATHQETNTKENNAGNTDDKEANGNEVHGFSRIMSLNFQKSTSWRQAWK
- the LOC108463010 gene encoding uncharacterized protein LOC108463010 isoform X2, with the translated sequence MPISVSWNLVWCLSKLSGKYEHMLFSTVTRQSLDADFRDAYGFAVRPQHVQRYREYANIYREEEEERSGRWNDFLERHADYAQLLTNEMPSEGRKEVSHIEVTEDGNNEARKGVEGDDLCKKKLGSDSLSAKDDAEKEKVLPAPEKRGRQTAIWTEIRPSLLAIEDMMSTRVKKGRLSEEEQEISRVKPLSLAEDARFSKGSSEDDFEDEFFYAERSDPVQDAPTLDRTRSIRGAAANAVSTESSFPWKEELKVLVRGGVPMALRGEIWQAFVGVRRRRVENYYQNLLANETNSGNNTNQKSYQSDGKGSATKSACGPEKWKGQIEKDLPRTFPGHPALDDDGRNALRRLLTAYARHNPSVGYCQAMNFFAAFLLLLMPEENAFWTLKGIIDEYFDGYFSEEMIESQVDQLVFEELVRERFPKLGLFFQYSSFLVFEISQMLSSHHVFLGRQIMIDNFMFIAVSHLDHLGVQVAWVTGPWFLSIFMNMLPWESVLRVWDVFLFEGNRVMLFRTALALIEFYGPELLTTKDAGDAVTLLQSLASSTFDSSQLVLSACMGYENVNEQVLLELREKHRSVVKAAVDERLRGLQIWRESQGRASKLYAFKHDSMSALRKTSKTGELVDSKTNGDLSRSKSESMNEDENLLCLTGDAKSDSVPDLQQQVVGLKVELCRLLEEKRSAVLRSDELETALMEMVKQDNRRQLCARVEQLEQEVGELRKALFEKTEQETAMLQILMRVEQDQKETEDARRFAEQNAAAQRYSVEVLREKYEKAIAALAEMEKRAVMAESMVEATLHYHSGQTKAQPSLSPRSPQPNSPPRNNQELQQENPASKLNLLARPFVLGWRDRIKGKISNADRPNDGKSSSEDQNTATHQETNTKENNAGNTDDKEANGNEVHGKECTIAGFSC